From a single Carassius auratus strain Wakin chromosome 38, ASM336829v1, whole genome shotgun sequence genomic region:
- the ppp2r5d gene encoding serine/threonine-protein phosphatase 2A 56 kDa regulatory subunit delta isoform isoform X2 codes for MCVPDAPPMDREELFVQKLRQCCVLFDFVTDPLSDLKYKEVKRAGLNEMVEYITHNRDVVTESIYPEAVIMFSVNLFRTLPPSSNPTGAEFDPEEDEPTLEAAWPHLQLVYEFFLRFLESPDFQPNIAKKYIDQKFVMSLLELFDSEDPRERDFLKTILHRIYGKFLGLRAYIRRQINNIFYRFIYETEHHNGIAELLEILGSIINGFALPLKEEHKMFLIRVLLPLHKVKSLSVYHPQLAYCVVQFLEKDSSLTEPVIMGLLKFWPKTHSPKEVMFLNELEEILDVIEPSEFVKVMEPLFRQLAKCVSSPHFQVAERALYYWNNEYIMSLISDNAAKILPIMFPALYKNSKSHWNKTIHGLIYNALKLFMEMNQKLFDDCTQQYKAEKQKEKYKLKEREEMWHKIEALAKQNPQSTKIQLRPGLAQEEYMMYNEGGMPLYSMETETPTVEDIQLLKKTVETEATQGVKEIKKDKVLMRRKSELPQDVYTIKALEAHKRAEEYLTANQEAL; via the exons ATGTGTGTACCAG ATGCTCCACCCATGGATCGAGAAGAACTGTTTGTCCAGAAACTACGGCAGTGCTGTGTGCTTTTCGACTTTGTGACTGATCCACTAAGTGATCTCAAGTACAAAGAGGTGAAGCGAGCTGGCCTCAATGAAATGGTGGAGTACATCACACACAACCGTGACGTGGTCACAGAGTCCATCTACCCTGAAGCTGTCATCATG TTTTCTGTAAACTTGTTCAGGACTCTGCCGCCCTCTTCTAACCCCACGGGAGCAGAGTTTGACCCTGAAGAGGACGAACCCACTCTAGAGGCAGCTTGGCCTCATCTGCAG CTGGTGTATGAATTCTTCTTAAGATTCCTGGAGTCACCTGACTTCCAGCCAAACATTGCCAAAAAATACATCGACCAAAAGTTTGTAATGTCG CTTCTGGAGCTTTTCGACAGTGAAGATCCCCGAGAGCGGGACTTCCTGAAAACCATCCTGCATCGCATCTACGGAAAGTTCCTCGGGCTGAGAGCCTACATTCGCCGGCAGATCAACAATATTTTCTACAG GTTTATATACGAGACGGAGCATCACAATGGGATTGCAGAGCTTTTAGAAATCTTAGGAAG CATTATTAATGGCTTTGCCCTGCCACTGAAAGAGGAACACAAAATGTTCCTCATCAGAGTGCTACTACCTTTACACAAAGTCAAGTCTctcagcgtctatcacccacag CTGGCTTACTGTGTGGTGCAGTTTTTGGAAAAGGACAGCAGCCTCACTGAACCC GTGATTATGGGCCTGCTGAAGTTCTGGCCTAAGACCCACAGTCCCAAAGAGGTGATGTTTCTGAATGAGCTGGAGGAAATCTTGGATGTCATTGAGCCCTCAGAATTTGTTAAAGTCATGGAGCCTCTCTTCAGACAGCTGGCCAAGTGTGTATCAAGTCCGCACTTCCAG GTTGCTGAAAGAGCATTGTATTACTGGAACAATGAGTACATCATGAGCCTGATCAGTGACAATGCCGCCAAGATCCTCCCCATCATGTTTCCCGCTCTCTACAAGAACTCCAAGAGCCACTGGAACAA GACAATCCATGGGCTCATCTACAATGCTCTGAAGCTCTTTATGGAGATGAACCAGAAGCTGTTTGATGACTGCACTCAGCAGTACAAGGCTGAGAAGCAGAA AGAGAAGTACAAGCTAAAGGAGCGGGAAGAAATGTGGCATAAAATTGAGGCGCTAGCAAAGCAGAACCCACAG AGTACAAAGATTCAGCTGCGGCCCGGTCTGGCTCAAGAGGAG tatatGATGTATAATGAAGGAGGGATGCCCCTGTACTCAATGGAGACAGAGACCCCAACAGTCGAGGACATCCAGCTGCTGAAGAAGACTGTGGAAACAGAAGCCACACAG
- the ppp2r5d gene encoding serine/threonine-protein phosphatase 2A 56 kDa regulatory subunit delta isoform isoform X1, giving the protein MPNKTKKEKEPTKSAKSSTKNSNAGGAKDAGTENSEEAQQTASKRPSNSTPPPTQLNKIKYSGGTQIVKKERRQSSSRFNLTRNRELQKLPAIKDAPPMDREELFVQKLRQCCVLFDFVTDPLSDLKYKEVKRAGLNEMVEYITHNRDVVTESIYPEAVIMFSVNLFRTLPPSSNPTGAEFDPEEDEPTLEAAWPHLQLVYEFFLRFLESPDFQPNIAKKYIDQKFVMSLLELFDSEDPRERDFLKTILHRIYGKFLGLRAYIRRQINNIFYRFIYETEHHNGIAELLEILGSIINGFALPLKEEHKMFLIRVLLPLHKVKSLSVYHPQLAYCVVQFLEKDSSLTEPVIMGLLKFWPKTHSPKEVMFLNELEEILDVIEPSEFVKVMEPLFRQLAKCVSSPHFQVAERALYYWNNEYIMSLISDNAAKILPIMFPALYKNSKSHWNKTIHGLIYNALKLFMEMNQKLFDDCTQQYKAEKQKEKYKLKEREEMWHKIEALAKQNPQSTKIQLRPGLAQEEYMMYNEGGMPLYSMETETPTVEDIQLLKKTVETEATQGVKEIKKDKVLMRRKSELPQDVYTIKALEAHKRAEEYLTANQEAL; this is encoded by the exons ATgccgaataaaacaaaaaaagagaag GAACCAACCAAATCTGCAAAAAGCAGCACGAAAAACAGTAATGCCGGTGGCGCAAAGGATGCTGGGACTGAAAATTCAGAAGAG gcCCAGCAGACAGCCAGCAAGCGTCCGAGCAACAGCACTCCACCTCCCACTCAGCTCAACAAAATTAAGTACTCAGGTGGGACTCAGATTGTAAAGAAGGAGCGTCGACAGAGTTCGTCACGATTCAACCTCACCAGGAACCGGGAACTGCAGAAGCTTCCCGCCATCAAAG ATGCTCCACCCATGGATCGAGAAGAACTGTTTGTCCAGAAACTACGGCAGTGCTGTGTGCTTTTCGACTTTGTGACTGATCCACTAAGTGATCTCAAGTACAAAGAGGTGAAGCGAGCTGGCCTCAATGAAATGGTGGAGTACATCACACACAACCGTGACGTGGTCACAGAGTCCATCTACCCTGAAGCTGTCATCATG TTTTCTGTAAACTTGTTCAGGACTCTGCCGCCCTCTTCTAACCCCACGGGAGCAGAGTTTGACCCTGAAGAGGACGAACCCACTCTAGAGGCAGCTTGGCCTCATCTGCAG CTGGTGTATGAATTCTTCTTAAGATTCCTGGAGTCACCTGACTTCCAGCCAAACATTGCCAAAAAATACATCGACCAAAAGTTTGTAATGTCG CTTCTGGAGCTTTTCGACAGTGAAGATCCCCGAGAGCGGGACTTCCTGAAAACCATCCTGCATCGCATCTACGGAAAGTTCCTCGGGCTGAGAGCCTACATTCGCCGGCAGATCAACAATATTTTCTACAG GTTTATATACGAGACGGAGCATCACAATGGGATTGCAGAGCTTTTAGAAATCTTAGGAAG CATTATTAATGGCTTTGCCCTGCCACTGAAAGAGGAACACAAAATGTTCCTCATCAGAGTGCTACTACCTTTACACAAAGTCAAGTCTctcagcgtctatcacccacag CTGGCTTACTGTGTGGTGCAGTTTTTGGAAAAGGACAGCAGCCTCACTGAACCC GTGATTATGGGCCTGCTGAAGTTCTGGCCTAAGACCCACAGTCCCAAAGAGGTGATGTTTCTGAATGAGCTGGAGGAAATCTTGGATGTCATTGAGCCCTCAGAATTTGTTAAAGTCATGGAGCCTCTCTTCAGACAGCTGGCCAAGTGTGTATCAAGTCCGCACTTCCAG GTTGCTGAAAGAGCATTGTATTACTGGAACAATGAGTACATCATGAGCCTGATCAGTGACAATGCCGCCAAGATCCTCCCCATCATGTTTCCCGCTCTCTACAAGAACTCCAAGAGCCACTGGAACAA GACAATCCATGGGCTCATCTACAATGCTCTGAAGCTCTTTATGGAGATGAACCAGAAGCTGTTTGATGACTGCACTCAGCAGTACAAGGCTGAGAAGCAGAA AGAGAAGTACAAGCTAAAGGAGCGGGAAGAAATGTGGCATAAAATTGAGGCGCTAGCAAAGCAGAACCCACAG AGTACAAAGATTCAGCTGCGGCCCGGTCTGGCTCAAGAGGAG tatatGATGTATAATGAAGGAGGGATGCCCCTGTACTCAATGGAGACAGAGACCCCAACAGTCGAGGACATCCAGCTGCTGAAGAAGACTGTGGAAACAGAAGCCACACAG